A single region of the Sciurus carolinensis chromosome 16, mSciCar1.2, whole genome shotgun sequence genome encodes:
- the LOC124966245 gene encoding vomeronasal type-2 receptor 26-like — protein MWLWALLPAVLGPHPSITLSGPFSWRLPGSSSRFDRPGDVVVGGSFSILCFDEVTLFNFTAPPVGQASSDLSLWSYLVAQSFVFAVEEINRSVHLLPNLTLGFSIRNSGCSVHGAVFEMMSFLTGQEEPIPNYACGPRLPRVAVVGDTRSALSMAMARLLGLYKFPQVSHSSTLPILSDKAQFPSFLRTLASDLTSCYAVTQLVVRLGWTWVDILAQDDDYGQQASSLVARELSQAGICIEAHLYVPAQQSLEDTDAIVQRMQVCTATVVLVFLNNLSFLLILQGLLGLPVSGQVWVSSESLHMAIALSMPGASEVLQGGFSLIFQSSHVPGFPEFLAHLHPSRTPEDMFIERFWEVNFGCTWPPKNGSVASGVQLCSGNERLQGTEDPFWEARKMDIAYTPVYSIAHALQDLLGCEHWAGARADPGHVLPWQLLQPLRKVRFKTPDDTEVTFDANGDLVSKFDIVRGQKTPEGSFHLVHVGEIDPRGSSGSSMTVHLQEDLQVPSSVCSRSCVPGFSQTPRQGAPHCCFDCSPCPEGHFAEHTDVPHCLPCPEEQYPSPARDRCLPRTEAFLAFEEPLGLALAAAAVGLAGLALLVLGLFLRHRDSPVVRANNRALSHTLLASLALCALCPLLFLGRPTAVACLLRQTTFAVLFTVAVSCVLAKTLTVALAFRVTRPGSRARACLGPRASSSLVLVASLTQVALCGLWLGTSPPFPDRDVRSEPRLVVLRCQEGSGLAFSCVLGYLGLLAGATFSVAFLARGLPAAFNETRLLTFGMLLFCSVWLAFLPLYHSARGKSTVAVEVFSILASTAGLLGGIFLPKCYIILLRPEQSTPAWLRPGWGRSGTGRAPGPRRRASRRPAPGRPGQRTPGPGVPGSALL, from the exons ATGTGGCTGTGGGCACTGCTGCCTGCCGTCCTGGGCCCTCACCCCAGCATCACCCTCTCTGGGCCATTCAGCTGGCGCCTGCCAGGCTCGAGCTCCCGTTTCGACCGACCGGGGGACGTGGTGGTGGGGGGCAGCTTCTCCATCTTGTGTTTCGATGAGGTCACCCTGTTCAATTTCACTGCTCCTCCCGTGGGACAGGCCTCCTCAGA CCTGTCCCTGTGGAGCTACCTGGTGGCCCAGAGCTTTGTGTTTGCCGTGGAGGAGATCAACAGGAGCGTCCACCTGCTGCCCAACCTGACCCTGGGCTTCTCCATCCGCAACTCTGGGTGCTCAGTGCACGGAGCCGTGTTTGAGATGATGAGCTTTCTCACGGGGCAGGAGGAGCCCATCCCCAACTACGCCTGCGGACCCCGCCTGCCCAGGGTGGCCGTGGTCGGGGACACGCGGTCAGCCCTGTCCATGGCCATGGCCAGGCTTCTGGGGCTCTACAAGTTTCCCCAG GTCAGTCACTCATCCACGCTGCCCATCCTCAGTGACAAGGCCCAGTTCCCGTCCTTCCTTCGGACGCTGGCCAGTGACCTCACATCGTGTTATGCGGTGACCCAGCTGGTGGTCCGGTTGGGATGGACCTGGGTGGACATTCTGGCCCAGGATGATGACTATGGGCAGCAGGCCAGCTCACTGGTTGCCCGGGAGCTGAGCCAGGCTGGCATCTGCATTGAGGCCCATCTCTACGTGCCTGCCCAGCAGTCCCTGGAAGACACAGACGCCATTGTCCAGAGGATGCAGGTCTGCACTGCCACGGTGGTTCTGGTCTTCCTCAACAACTTGAGCTTCCTGCTCATCCTGCAGGGCTTGCTGGGCCTGCCGGTCTCGGGCCAGGTCTGGGTCAGCTCAGAGAGTCTGCACATGGCCATAGCCCTGAGCATGCCAGGTGCCTCTGAGGTCCTGCAGGGAGGCTTTAGCCTGATTTTTCAAAGTAGCCATGTGCCTGGCTTCCCTGAGTTCTTGGCTCACCTGCACCCGAGTCGGACCCCAGAGGACATGTTCATAGAGAGGTTCTGGGAGGTCAACTTTGGGTGCACGTGGCCCCCCAAGAATGGCTCAGTGGCAAGTGGTGTCCAGCTCTGCTCAGGGAATGAACGTCTGCAAGGCACCGAGGACCCTTTCTGGGAGGCTCGAAAAATGGACATCGCATACACCCCCGTGTACAGCATCGCCCACGCCCTCCAGGACCTGCTGGGCTGTGAGCACTGGGCTGGGGCCCGTGCAGACCCTGGGCATGTCCTGCCCTGGCAG CTGCTCCAGCCCCTCAGGAAGGTGCGCTTCAAGACCCCGGACGACACAGAGGTCACGTTTGATGCCAACGGGGATTTGGTGTCCAAATTTGACATTGTGCGAGGGCAGAAGACCCCCGAGGGCTCATTCCACTTGGTCCACGTAGGCGAGATCGACCCTCGAGGCTCCTCGGGGAGCAGCATGACCGTCCACCTGCAGGAGGACCTCCAG GTGCCCAGCTCCGTGTGCAGCAGGAGTTGCGTTCCAGGGTTCAGCCAGACCCCCCGACAGGGAGCCCCCCACTGCTGTTTCGACTGCAGCCCCTGCCCCGAGGGACACTTTGCAGAGCACacag ACGTGCCGCACTGCCTTCCCTGCCCCGAGGAGCAGTACCCGAGCCCGGCCAGAGACCGCTGCCTGCCCAGGACAGAGGCCTTCCTGGCCTTTGAGGAGCCCCTGGGACTGGCGCTGGCCGCTGCGGCGGTCGGCCTGGCCGGCCTGGCGCTGCTGGTCCTCGGGCTGTTCCTGCGGCACCGGGACTCGCCCGTGGTCAGGGCCAACAACAGGGCCCTGAGCCACACGCTGCTGGCCTCCCTGGCACTGTGCGCCCTGTGTCCCCTGCTCTTCCTGGGCCGCCCCACCGCCGTCGCCTGCCTCCTGCGCCAGACCACCTTCGCCGTGCTGTTCACCGTGGCCGTCTCCTGCGTCCTGGCCAAGACGCTGACCGTGGCCCTGGCCTTCAGGGTCACCAGGCCCGGGTCCAGGGCGCGGGCGTGCCTGGGCCCCCGTGCCTCCTCCTCACTGGTCCTCGTGGCCTCCCTGACGCAGGTGGCTCTGTGCGGGCTGTGGCTGGGCACCTCCCCGCCGTTCCCAGACAGGGACGTGCGCTCGGAGCCCAGGCTGGTGGTCCTGCGCTGCCAGGAGGGCTCTGGCCTGGCCTTCTCCTGCGTGCTGGGCTACCTGGGCCTCCTGGCGGGGGCCACCTTCTCTGTGGCCTTCCTGGCCAGGGGCCTGCCTGCTGCCTTCAACGAGACCAGGCTCCTGACCTTCGGCATGCTGCTCTTCTGCAGCGTCTGGCTGGCCTTCCTGCCCCTGTACCACAGTGCCCGGGGCAAGTCCACCGTGGCCGTGGAGGTCTTCTCCATCCTGGCCTCCACGGCGGGACTCCTGGGGGGCATCTTCCTCCCCAAGTGCTACATCATCCTGCTGAGGCCTGAGCAGAGCACCCCGGCCTGGCTGAGGCCCGGATGGGGACGCAGCGGGACAGGCAGGGCCCCGGGGCCCCGCAGGAGGGCTTCCCGCAGACCAGCACCTGGACGCCCAGGGCAGAGGACACCGGGGCCGGGCGTACCGGGCTCAGCACTTCTGTGA